In the Theobroma cacao cultivar B97-61/B2 chromosome 1, Criollo_cocoa_genome_V2, whole genome shotgun sequence genome, one interval contains:
- the LOC18611492 gene encoding protein DETOXIFICATION 27: MSSNGALEEAKVPLIEDLASAERLKAEQDDQNQSLTKRVWLESKKLWQIVGPAIFSRLASYSMLVITQAFAGHLGDLELAAVSIANNVVVGFDFGLLLGMASALETLCGQAFGAKKYYMLGVYMQRSWIVLFLCCVLLLPLYLFASPFLKLLGQPKDVAELSGIVSMWMIPLHFSFAFQFPLQRFLQSQLKNMVIAWVSLVALLVHVFVSWLFVHKFQLGVVGTAITLNFSWWVLVFGHFAYTVCGGCPLTWTGFSMEAFSGLWEFIKLSAASGVMLCLENWYYRILILMTGNLKNAKIAVDALSICMTINGWEMMIPFAFFAGTGVRVANELGAGNGKGAKFATTVSVVTSIIIGIFFWLLIMVFHDKFALIFSTSEPVLEAVSKLSLLLAFTILLNSVQPILSGVAVGSGWQSYVAYINLGCYYLIGVPLGFLMGWGFHLGVMGIWAGMIFGGTAVQTAILAIITMRCDWDKEAEKASMHVKKWSGTK; encoded by the exons ATGTCGAGTAACGGTGCATTGGAGGAAGCTAAGGTTCCTTTGATAGAAGATTTAGCTTCAGCGGAGCGATTGAAAGCTGAACAAGATGATCAAAATCAATCTCTTACGAAAAGGGTATGGTTAGAATCAAAGAAGCTATGGCAGATAGTTGGTCCTGCAATCTTTAGCCGCCTCGCCTCATACTCCATGCTGGTAATCACTCAAGCCTTTGCAGGCCACCTTGGAGATCTTGAGCTTGCTGCCGTTTCCATTGCAAATAATGTCGTCGTCGGTTTCGACTTTGGCCTCTTG ttggGGATGGCAAGTGCACTAGAAACACTTTGTGGGCAAGCCTTTGGAGCCAAGAAGTACTACATGTTGGGAGTATACATGCAACGTTCATGGATTGTTCTTTTCCTGTGTTGTGTTTTGCTTTTGCCTTTATATCTATTTGCTTCTCCATTCTTGAAGCTGTTGGGCCAGCCTAAAGATGTTGCAGAGCTATCTGGGATTGTTTCTATGTGGATGATACCACTTCACTTCAGCTTTGCTTTCCAATTTCCTCTGCAAAGATTCTTGCAGAGTCAGCTGAAAAACATGGTGATTGCATGGGTTTCCCTGGTGGCTCTCTTGGTCCATGTGTTTGTAAGTTGGCTGTTCGTGCATAAGTTTCAGCTTGGGGTGGTTGGAACTGCAATTACCTTGAACTTTTCTTGGTGGGTTTTGGTTTTTGGGCACTTTGCCTATACTGTTTGTGGTGGATGCCCTCTTACTTGGACTGGCTTCTCCATGGAAGCATTTTCTGGCCTTTGGGAATTCATCAAACTGTCTGCTGCTTCTGGGGTCATGCTCTG CTTGGAGAACTGGTACTATAGAATATTAATCTTGATGACTGGGAATCTGAAAAACGCAAAAATTGCCGTGGATGCTTTGTCAATATG CATGACAATTAATGGGTGGGAGATGATGATTCCTTTCGCATTCTTTGCTGGAACCGG AGTTAGGGTGGCAAATGAGCTTGGAGCTGGGAACGGGAAAGGAGCTAAGTTTGCAACAACAGTTTCAGTGgtgacatcaattataattggCATCTTCTTCTGGCTGTTAATTATGGTCTTTCACGATAAGTTTGCTCTTATATTTTCCACAAGTGAACCAGTCTTGGAAGCAGTAAGCAAGCTCTCACTTCTCTTAGCCTTCACTATTCTGCTCAATAGTGTTCAGCCAATTCTATCTG GGGTGGCAGTGGGATCTGGATGGCAATCCTATGTGGCTTACATAAATTTGGGTTGCTACTATCTGATTGGGGTTCCACTTGGATTCTTGATGGGATGGGGCTTCCATCTAGGAGTAATG GGAATTTGGGCTGGAATGATCTTTGGTGGGACAGCAGTTCAAACTGCGATACTGGCCATTATTACCATGCGCTGTGATTGGGATAAGGAG GCTGAGAAAGCAAGCATGCACGTAAAGAAGTGGTCAGGGACAAAGTAA
- the LOC18611490 gene encoding classical arabinogalactan protein 4 translates to MSSTMFKVLMILGLLATSCMAQAPGAAPTSPPTSSPTPAATPAAPTPSPSATPTPSPTPSPTPSPAPSTAPTPSPTTSPSPSPRTSSPSPSPVSSPPAPTPSGGSTPASEPSAEVVPPPSAASTNGVFIGATALAATFFAALLA, encoded by the coding sequence ATGAGTTCTACGATGTTTAAGGTTTTGATGATCTTAGGTCTTTTGGCCACCTCTTGCATGGCTCAAGCACCAGGTGCTGCACCAACATCCCCACCAACATCTTCACCAACGCCAGCTGCTACGCCAGCAGCCCCAACACCTTCCCCATCGGCGACACCAACCCCATCTCCAACTCCTTCCCCAACCCCATCTCCAGCTCCTTCAACAGCTCCAACACCATCCCCCACCACTTCCCCATCTCCTTCTCCAAGAACTTCTTCACCTTCTCCTTCACCAGTCTCTTCCCCTCCTGCTCCTACCCCATCAGGTGGGTCTACACCAGCCTCCGAGCCTTCAGCTGAAGTAGTCCCTCCTCCCTCTGCCGCCTCCACCAACGGTGTTTTCATTGGTGCAACCGCCCTTGCCGCCACTTTCTTCGCCGCCCTTTTGGCTTAA